DNA sequence from the Raphanus sativus cultivar WK10039 unplaced genomic scaffold, ASM80110v3 Scaffold0347, whole genome shotgun sequence genome:
CAAATTTCCTCAATTTGATAGCAAAACAAccataagaataaataaatcaaagacTCAAAAAGGCCACAACCTGTGACCTGAAGAGGAAGCAATTCAAAATCTAACCTCGGCCCACCAAACTCAGACATGCAAACAGATGAtgaaaataaaggtaaaaaaatTTGGAGGAAAATCAAAAGGGAGAGAAAACTGCtctggttgtttttttttttctaaaacaagccatgaaaaaatgttatatatgctTTCTCATGGGGGGAGCAGAAGCAGCAGCTTAAAATGCACTGGCACTGTCTCATGGATCATTTCTCAGAAGAGTTGAACAGCCATcttgaatttgttttgtttccattTAGGCAGCTTGTAGAAAGCTTCTTTCGTCATACCAAACTTCTCTTTGAACTCCTCTGATGAAAGGTAAGCCTATATATAACAAAAGACCAACACCAACTGTAAATATCTTCTTtccagtttaaaaaaaatttgtttgttgGTTTGGACTTACCTCTCTCCTTGTTACATCAATGTCTGTGATGGGATCAGGGGAAGTCGTCTTGAGACGATCGTATGGGTAAGCTGGTAAATCTTCTTCGTCTTCCACACCTTCTTTAGCATCTTCTTGAATCGTCAGAGATCCTATCCTGCTGCTCATCgatttctcctcctcctccttgttattttcctttttctcttccTTTCCTTTTGAGTTGGATTCTGGCGCAGGAGACTCAGGTGTCTTTGGGCTCGCTTCATGTTCAATAAAAGCTCAAAAGGTCAATACTCACCAGTGGAAAAAAATGAGAACAAAGATGATATAGACTGACACTTTCGGATGATTTAGTAAGTCAAAAATGTTTGTACCTTTGATGGATTTTGGAATTAAAGGTTCTTTAAATTGTTCGAAAAGGGCACTACGAGAAGCAATGGCTGAAGACTTGGGAGCTAGCTTTGCGGAGTCAGGAGTAACAGATCTCGGGTAGAGTTTTCTAACTACTGGGGGTGGAGTTGAGAGGTTTCTTGCGTTCTGGTTCTCGAATGTTGCTGCGAGTGCATTGAACGCTGGAGATCTTCCCCTCACGCGAACCCTGTCTGGACTTAACGACATGGTTCTTGACCGCTGCTGCGACTTGTCAGGAACGCTAGCACGGCCACCATATGAGGCCGGAGTTCTCCGTTTCGGTTTCTACTCATCAAAGGAACAACAAAAAGAGATaagcaaacaaacaaagatcatctatatattaaaaggaaaagcaTGAAGAGGTCTTTACTTCTGCAACTGGAGTTCCACCATTTTTGACAATTTTGAGTTTTCTTTGGAATGAGTTTCCATGCATctgcaaacaaaaagaaaagagtgtTTAACCCCTTTGTCAGGGTTTTGAGTATTTCTCGGTGATACCAATTGAAGGTATTTCTCGGTGATACCAATTGAAGGTGTTTGGTACTTACAGCGGATTTTGAGGAATCCCAAGAGGTGAAAAACCGGGTGAAGAAACTTGGCTCACCACCTTCCATGATCACATATATAGGGGCTTCAGGGGATAGCTTTTCCAGGAGAGAATCTTTCTCAATGAATTTCTAAGGAAACAAAAGGTATATAGATGAGCAAGTTGCCTAATAATTTCAGGAATCGTTTGAGACTTCTCTCAAGAGTTTTGTTTGCAATGTGTCTAATAAACCAAACCTCTCCAATAGTTAACGCTAGCAACTTGTTCTTGGGGACTACTTCTTGGCCAACCCATACAAAGATCTCTGAGTGACAGTCTACTATAAATATATCTTCGGTCATCAAGTCATCCTGTGTGAAGTTATATATCTCTGTCACCTGCAAAAACATAACAAAGACTTGGGAGTGAGCCACATGCCAAAGCTTTTTCCAATTATGAGTGCATAAATCttgaaataaaagaagattTTGAAAGTGGACGCACCTTCAGAATGTCTGCATTAATTTGCAttttgaaatgaaaagaaaataaacagaGTCATTGTATGCATATATAACAGCTTAACCTTAAACTTttgttgaaaaagaaaaaaggaaagaaaaatgATCTTATGTACCTTCAGTGAATGTGCAGGAGAACAAGTGAGGGTCACTCTCAGGTTCTTTTGTGAGCTTTTGGCTGGAATATTCGGCTTTGCCTCCTAACAACTCCCAGAACTGTTCTGATTCTGAACCTTCCTTTTGTGCTCTAGTCTGTAGGTTTGGctgaaaaaaacaacaacatagcAGATGCTGCTTCAGCAACACTTAAACATTGCTAAGTCTTATATGATCACCAGTAAAGGAGAAACTTATCTTACCTTTATAAGATCGAGCTGCCTCTCTACGAGTTCCTGGTCAGTTGAGGTAGCTAGATTCCCGATCCAAGTAAATACAGAAGAATCATTATGTAGTATGTAACAGTAAGAGGAGTTCAGTGATGAAGCAACCGGGTCAACTTGTATGGCTTGCATATTTTCAGGACCAGACCCTTGAATGCGGAATAGAGCAAGACCATTCTCATTGTATGTATCATCATCAACTTCTTTCTCTGCTATGTATTTCTTGTATCCACTGCAAACACCACCCTGTAAAGATGAAAAATCAGCAGATATTGTATATGTTAACAAACGAGAACATGGTTGATAAAAACAAATCTGTAGACTGAAACTATTTTCGCCAAACCTTGAAAACTATAAAGCTTTGCATAATGACGAAGAACTGAACAGGTTCCTTTCCTTCATAGATGCGAGCCTAAAGAGAAGAGAGTAAAAAATGTtcagaagaaagagaaaaaatacAGATAAAAAATCCAACAGACTGCAGAAGAAGATTTACTTGGGCTGGCACAAATTTCATTGACTCAACCATTTTGCTCGCCATAGAGACTGCAGAAGCTCTTTCTTCCTACAACATGATCATAAACTGAAAATAGTAAACCTACTTGCACCTTGTAAGATTTTGCTTCTGCATATACAGCAACAGATTATATGTGACAAAGACATGTAAGAATATGCTTTTGTTATCTGGAGAGCTCACCTCCACACTTTGCTTGCCGAACCAAGTTCCTATAAGaacttcttctttctcttctccgGGATAAGAATACTGGAAAACATAGCAATCTCCACTGTAGAACTTCGAATGATCAGCAGCTTGAAGGAGAATCTTTTCCTGATCATTCACACGCCAAACCTGCAGATTCCCCGTGCAATCAATGAAAGCTTGGAGCTCTTCTTTAGGAGGAGCAGCTTTCATTAGGCCTCTCACGTTGACTCCTTGTCGTTGCAAGAGAGCTGCAAAGGATCAAAAAACGATAACATTTCAGCTAAATCTaagtaaataaatcatattatataataaagagTAAGCATTTACAAACCAGCAACTCTGCCTCTGCCATCCTCTGACACAGTTGTATTAGTCTCTTGAGTCCAGGTATCAAACTTTGATCGGAATGGCACGGTCTCAAACCCTTCTATTATGCGGATCATTTGCGATTTAGGTCGTTCAGATGAACGGATCATTTCCTATATATAAATGTTCTAACATCAGCAAACATTTAAAGACTTTCTTTTGATTTCGATAAAAGACTTACTTCTGCTGCTCCACTCGCAACTTTTCTATCATCAAGAGATGTGGTTCGTCCCATCCAAACAAACACTTCAAGTTCACAGTCAAGAATGTAGCACTTGTTTGTATCCAGCATCTCTCTCTCCAAAGTTTCGCCTTCAACAGGGTTTGCCTTTCCCTTCAACACACTTCAAATTCAAGATTATAAAAATTGTGTTCAGCTGAAGCATTGTGGgctcaaaatatatacaaatacaagAAGAAGCTAttaccaaaataattttttgatatcGAAAGTGACAGTTCTGTCTTCAGCATTTGCTGTTTTTCTAGGTAAGGGAGCGAACCCACCAAAGAAACCCCAAAATTCTCCACTATCAGCATCAGCCATAAGTCTCCCATCCTCTGCAAATGAAGCATATGCAATTAGAGAGACAAAAGCAAACAGATAATAAAAAAGAGTTAAACCGCTCGGCTCACTAACCAACTGTAGCAACTTCGCATGTCCCATCATGGTAAGTATCTTTGATGTACTGAACCACGTCCAATGCCTTTGCTCTCTCTTGGATACTTGAATTAGATCCGTTGAATTGGAAAATCTTTGACTTTGTGTCAAGAATGTATATATCGTCATGGTTTAAAGAGCTACGAGAGAACGGAACCTGTCAACATTTTAGATCGTTAGTGTGCAACCACAAGATGAGATAAaaggaagcaaaaaaaaaaaaatgaaatgtgACTTGCCTCTTTGACATGGACAACATGTTTTCCTCTGCAGACGAACAAGCGGGTGATATGCTCTTCAGCTTCCACATGTTTGAATCCTGAAGCTACGCCACCTTCTTGAGGTATGATACATGGCTTAAAATAAGACAAGAATTTCTCGGTTTCGTGGCCTTGAACTTCTCGATATTGAACTGCACGGCCTCCAAGAGCAGCATCTAGTTCAACCGTCTTAACTGCAGCAGTCCCAGCCTCATcctaatttcacaaaaaaatattaaccacTTAGTTCTCCCTCATTATACTAATCAAAGAATGCTTTAAAGGGATGTGTTAAAATAGGTGCTTACTTGAGAAGTATCTTTACCAAGCCAGTAATGGATATCGTGGCGCAATGCACCTGTTTTTAACGCCGTTGTCTGTCCCCAAGAGATTTGATCACAAGGAGTAGAATACTTTAGTCAAGACGAGAatagagaaacaaacaaaacgtAGCTACTAGGGCCTTAGTTACCTTCAATACTATGTAAGAGTCTCCGGTGAAAAACTTGCCAATAGAAGACTTTGGGATGGGTGCAGGGCTAAAATTCTCTATACGCCATACCTCAATACCGCTAAACTAACCGTCAAGGAGAATATCATGTAGAgagataaagaaaagaaaaatcaaaaccaaatggGCATAATAAGACTTTGAGTAAAGGATTTTTGCAGGTGAAAGGATACGCTTTCTGTCCAGCTCCTTGGAAAGCTGGATCCAAGTCTCTCATGGAAACAGACATACTGTAGCAGTCTTTATCACACTCTCCAACTTATAATAGCCGCAACGATAGAGAACACCAACagctaaaagtaaataaattcgAAGAATCAACACAAACCGAAACCAACTCTATCAAAGATCAATCCAAGAACACATTTCATCGCAGACAAAAGCATTagcaaatgtaaaaaaaaaaggttgtttATAACAGGCAGAGTTCCAAGTAAAACTAAAGACGAAGAAACTAATATGGATTGGACTCAGCAGATGTATAGAAAGATAGGTCACCAGAGACCAGTAACAAGAAACTCGTGACTTGAAAGATGACTGTACAACTCAGAGTCCAAACAAGTCAACATCATCTCAAGTCAATCCCAGTCAAAATGCCAGGGCTTTATCATTCATTATCAATATAACCCCAAAAAGGGCAGACCTTATGTTACATGTAAAGAAGGGTTCATGTAAATTTCAATTCCCCAGACGAACAAACAATTAAAAACTCAGATGAAACCAGACCAACCCTCCAGAAAAACAAACAACATATCCGTTCAAACATTcatcatattattatataataatcgCACCAAACCCAAGATAAAAGCTCGAAGATTTATAACTCTACGAAGCCTATTTCACTAATTAAACTAAACCTTTTTGCCTTGACACCAATCAATAACTACATAGGAGTGAGTTCATACACTCCCAATCAGATCAATTGAACTCATCAGACATAATAAATCCACAACAAAGAAAGCTGAAAACTTTGAGAGAGAATATACGTTTCTGTAGTTTACCTTTACAAAATCCTTTGTTCAGCTCCAAGCCCAGATCCAATCTGATGAGAAAGTTACAAAATTTTTTAGTCAAATTTACAACCTTTCCCTGAGAGACGAAGCAAAAGATGAACAGAAGCAGAGGAAAAAAAgtgacagagagagagagagagagagagagagagacgaagaaACGGAGAATTGAATTGAAAGCTttatttagagagagagaagctgatAAACAATTgaagttagagagagagagaggttggaGGGAATGATGAGAAGCCAGGCGTGCTTATCACTAACCCACAAAGACAATACAACCCATCGACtgtaaaaaagtaaaaactttTGATTCTttcatttgatttataaaaacataaagaagaaaaaccgAGAAGTCTAGAACAAAATTAGACCTTTGGAGAAAATTTgttccttgtttttttttttcctccagAAAACAAGACAGACAAAAGCAGAAAAAATCGAAACCTTCGTATggtttttgttttgtgattttatGTCATTACCACTTAATGATCTGTCGCAAACATAAAATCTAGTTCTTTCAATCCCATTAATGTTTTGACTTCGCATACGCTTCAGGTTTAGGACAACAATGccacaaaaatttataatttttcttatgaaaactaattttagAACCATTAACTCTAATATGTAACTAAATCCACATCTAAATTTGGTTAaatctctttttaattatatttatttattttatatgtgatatactctctctgtttcgaATTACTTATCGTTTTAGAGTAGAATTTTCGTTccaaaataaatgtcgttttaggTTTTCAaggcaaaatttattgacagtATTCTctgttctatttttttattggttgatatatggttaggtgtattggtaatcgTATTtctgttttgaaaatatgtaaaattaaatattttcttaatctgtgtgcataaacctagaacgacaaataatatgagacggagggagtattagaTTATTTCCACAAAGTCAAacttttcataaatatttattcaatcttttcataaatatatactCTGTTATTGACATTTCGCCGttactaaatttaattataagttCCTAACATCAGAATTAAGTACTAAAATGAAATGAAACGCAAAAACAGAAGAACAGGAAAAAGGTACTATTACCTTTAACTTTAAGGCTGTTTGTCATACtttcttgctctcttctctctctctccaaagcCTTGGTTAAAATAGTTTTATGCTTTTTGGTGATTGATTAGAAATGAAATAGTTTAATGAATTAAGAGAAAGTAAGAAAAGTATGATGGAATAAAGAACTTCCCTAGGTGATTTAATTAGACTAATctttgttaaaagaaaaatagacaAGACTCCGTCcatatcattaaataaaaatctttgaCATGTGTTTACTATTTGTTGCTTAGGTGTGTTAAATactcttttcattttttatatgatgttttagaagatgattttgtttcaaattgtaTGATGCTTAAAAAGTTTATGTAAACTATTAAGGGGAGTAATAAACTTATTGTGTGGTTTTTGTCTTGTTTGCTTAGAATAAACTGTAAtcaattagttttaataaaaatactagattttgatccgcgcttaaGAAGCGcgggtatttttttgttgtatagTAGACATAATTTAGAAAGAATTTATGAGAATTTGTtagttataattaattttaaagatCAATACTATTATTACGTATGAGATTGAAACAAtgttgtatttatattttcatatccGTCAGATAATTCTCGTGATCCATTGATCAAGCGAGGCGTATATAGCATGGTTTAGTTATactaaaacaattaaattttcCAATTAAATTTAAAGTAGTTTTGAAGATGAATTAATGTGTTTTATAGTATACAAATAACATAATGAATTATTTGTGTTTCATAATgtaattatagatattttttgttaCTTACTTCTATGCATAtaaataataagttttaaacATTGATTGCAAAATAGTTTAGTAAT
Encoded proteins:
- the LOC130501954 gene encoding villin-4-like — translated: MSVSMRDLDPAFQGAGQKAGIEVWRIENFSPAPIPKSSIGKFFTGDSYIVLKTTALKTGALRHDIHYWLGKDTSQDEAGTAAVKTVELDAALGGRAVQYREVQGHETEKFLSYFKPCIIPQEGGVASGFKHVEAEEHITRLFVCRGKHVVHVKEVPFSRSSLNHDDIYILDTKSKIFQFNGSNSSIQERAKALDVVQYIKDTYHDGTCEVATVEDGRLMADADSGEFWGFFGGFAPLPRKTANAEDRTVTFDIKKLFCVLKGKANPVEGETLEREMLDTNKCYILDCELEVFVWMGRTTSLDDRKVASGAAEEMIRSSERPKSQMIRIIEGFETVPFRSKFDTWTQETNTTVSEDGRGRVAALLQRQGVNVRGLMKAAPPKEELQAFIDCTGNLQVWRVNDQEKILLQAADHSKFYSGDCYVFQYSYPGEEKEEVLIGTWFGKQSVEEERASAVSMASKMVESMKFVPAQARIYEGKEPVQFFVIMQSFIVFKGGVCSGYKKYIAEKEVDDDTYNENGLALFRIQGSGPENMQAIQVDPVASSLNSSYCYILHNDSSVFTWIGNLATSTDQELVERQLDLIKPNLQTRAQKEGSESEQFWELLGGKAEYSSQKLTKEPESDPHLFSCTFTEDILKVTEIYNFTQDDLMTEDIFIVDCHSEIFVWVGQEVVPKNKLLALTIGEKFIEKDSLLEKLSPEAPIYVIMEGGEPSFFTRFFTSWDSSKSAMHGNSFQRKLKIVKNGGTPVAEKPKRRTPASYGGRASVPDKSQQRSRTMSLSPDRVRVRGRSPAFNALAATFENQNARNLSTPPPVVRKLYPRSVTPDSAKLAPKSSAIASRSALFEQFKEPLIPKSIKASPKTPESPAPESNSKGKEEKKENNKEEEEKSMSSRIGSLTIQEDAKEGVEDEEDLPAYPYDRLKTTSPDPITDIDVTRREAYLSSEEFKEKFGMTKEAFYKLPKWKQNKFKMAVQLF